Proteins from a single region of Acidobacteriota bacterium:
- a CDS encoding SDR family oxidoreductase encodes ELGPADIIVDNAVIQYDWVSVLEQPLEDFESQFRSCVMHNVHMVKAFVPGMVDKGWGRVIGINTECAMQCSEGQAAYASAKRGMDGVFRVLARELGPHGITVNQVAPGWMVSEKYRSEGTERQPEYEASVPLRRRGTDQDVANAVAFLASDLAGFITGAYIPVCGGNVMPTI; translated from the coding sequence GAGCTCGGTCCGGCCGATATCATCGTCGACAACGCGGTCATACAGTACGACTGGGTATCGGTCCTCGAACAACCGCTGGAGGACTTCGAGAGTCAGTTCCGCTCCTGCGTCATGCACAACGTGCACATGGTCAAGGCTTTCGTGCCCGGAATGGTCGACAAGGGATGGGGGCGGGTGATCGGCATCAACACCGAGTGCGCCATGCAGTGCTCCGAAGGCCAGGCCGCCTACGCTAGCGCCAAGAGGGGGATGGACGGTGTCTTCAGGGTGCTGGCGCGCGAGCTCGGCCCGCACGGGATCACCGTCAACCAGGTGGCGCCCGGTTGGATGGTGTCGGAAAAGTACCGCAGTGAGGGCACCGAACGGCAACCCGAGTACGAGGCTTCGGTGCCGTTGCGACGACGAGGTACCGATCAGGATGTGGCCAACGCGGTCGCCTTCCTCGCCTCCGACCTCGCCGGCTTCATCACCGGTGCCTACATCCCGGTCTGCGGCGGCAACGTCATGCCGACGATTTGA